The proteins below come from a single Panicum hallii strain FIL2 chromosome 7, PHallii_v3.1, whole genome shotgun sequence genomic window:
- the LOC112901697 gene encoding uncharacterized protein LOC112901697: protein MAASPALLSLTPAVSRHAHLLFSRCPTPRHIRLAPPAAAPSPGGSPGPGVFLSPRALSQLDELAAFRYEHVFPHGLLTVRALTRGPEDDAVAEALVRLLASSFSETVRWAPAQRYAQLLTFVIRRYLHERRGLAPHAAVLVGFYRPADAAGATEDDVDEGSEDGAGKDEGEMACTAEVSFDAVGAPGAPPTPTPPLDFPYICNMTVKTALRRRGIGKQLLKACEDLVIKMDAKRRVYLHCRIIDQVPFNMYRKSGYNIVETDSILVWLSLQKRKYLMSKELPQASVVESSTKDFDDNILTR, encoded by the exons ATGGCGGCGTCGCCCGCCCTCCTCTCGCTAACTCCCGCCGTCTCCAGGCACGCCCACCTCCTCTTCTCCCGTTGCCCCACGCCGCGCCACATCCGGCTTgcacctccggccgccgccccctcccctgGCGGCAGCCCGGGCCCCGGCGTCTTCCTATCGCCGCGCGCGCTCTCGCAGCTCGACGAGCTCGCGGCCTTCCGCTACGAGCACGTCTTCCCGCACGGCCTCCTCACCGTGCGCGCCCTCACCCGCGGCCCCGAAGACGACGCCGTGGCCGAGGCGCTCGTCCGCCTCCTGGCCTCCTCGTTCTCCGAGACCGTCCGGTGGGCCCCGGCCCAGCGCTACGCGCAGCTCCTCACGTTCGTCATCCGCAGGTAcctccacgagcgccgcgggctcgcgccgcacgccgcggtGCTCGTGGGGTTCTACCGCCCCGCCGACGCGGCCGGCGCCACGGAGGATGACGTAGATGAGGGCAGCGAAGATGGGGCGGGTAAAGATGAAGGGGAGATGGCGTGCACGGCGGAGGTGTCGTTCGACGCGGTGGGCGCGCCCGGGGCCCCGCCCACGCCCACCCCGCCGCTCGACTTCCCGTACATCTGTAACATGACTGTGAAGACGGCATTGAGGAG GAGAGGAATCGGAAAACAACTTCTTAAGGCATGTGAGGATTTGGTCATCAAAATGGATGCAAAAAGACGTGTATATCTTCACTGTAGAATTATCGATCAAGTGCCATTCAACATGTACAGGAAATCTGGATATAACATTGTCGAGACTGACAGTATTTTGGTTTGGCTGAGCCTTCAAAAGCGGAAGTATTTGATGAGCAAGGAATTACCCCAAGCTTCAGTTGTTGAGTCTTCAACCAAAGACTTCGATGATAATATTTTGACACGCTAA